From the genome of Synergistetes bacterium HGW-Synergistetes-1, one region includes:
- a CDS encoding flavodoxin family protein, giving the protein MKVIALNGSPRKEGNTAYAIKLMAEELRKDGIETEIIEIGHLAIHGCTGCGYCTNSEKNECVFKDDPVNETAAKIRGADGLILASPTYYAGIAGTMKSFLDRLFYSSSRHFKYKVATAVTAVRRTGGIDTLHQLNNYLSLAQTVTPPSQYWTVVYGRSEGEMMQDLEGMQTIRKNAGAMAWLIKVINEGKKTIPLPAEEKRVFTNFIR; this is encoded by the coding sequence ATGAAAGTAATTGCCCTGAACGGAAGCCCGAGAAAAGAGGGAAACACTGCTTACGCCATTAAGCTGATGGCAGAAGAGCTGAGAAAAGATGGTATAGAAACCGAGATAATAGAGATAGGTCATTTAGCAATTCATGGCTGCACAGGATGCGGCTACTGCACAAATTCAGAAAAGAACGAATGTGTTTTCAAAGATGATCCTGTCAACGAAACGGCTGCAAAGATACGCGGGGCCGACGGACTAATCCTGGCCTCCCCCACTTACTACGCCGGGATAGCCGGTACGATGAAATCATTCCTGGACAGGCTGTTCTATTCAAGTTCCAGACATTTCAAATACAAGGTTGCGACCGCGGTAACAGCCGTAAGGCGTACCGGAGGAATAGACACGCTGCACCAGCTCAACAACTATCTGAGCCTTGCACAGACTGTAACCCCGCCTTCCCAATACTGGACCGTCGTATACGGAAGATCGGAGGGAGAGATGATGCAGGATCTGGAGGGCATGCAGACCATCCGTAAAAATGCAGGGGCTATGGCATGGCTGATAAAGGTCATCAATGAGGGCAAAAAGACCATTCCTCTGCCTGCTGAGGAAAAGCGAGTCTTTACTAATTTCATCCGCTAG
- a CDS encoding class I SAM-dependent methyltransferase has translation MKNNYYAQSLNAKMLWQVYDTAIPRISRYLEQEIAFVRDRLKKNDDVLELAAGYGRIMKELAPFVNSITGIEISGNNVSFGEEYLSGIPNTELLTLDVHDIDYCNRFDAVLCLQNGLSAVRADVPEAFAVKVIKALKKGGKAYFSTYHPNFWEQRVAWFQEQSRKGLIGELDMEKTKNGVIICKDGFRATTHSIADLEKIGRSTNCHWQIFEVDDSSIFLVIEK, from the coding sequence ATGAAGAATAACTATTATGCGCAAAGTCTAAACGCCAAAATGTTATGGCAGGTCTATGACACTGCGATACCAAGGATATCCCGGTACCTTGAACAAGAGATAGCCTTTGTACGTGACAGGCTAAAAAAAAATGACGACGTGCTTGAGCTGGCCGCCGGTTATGGCCGGATCATGAAGGAGCTCGCGCCATTTGTGAACAGTATTACCGGCATAGAGATATCCGGCAACAACGTAAGTTTTGGGGAGGAATATCTTAGTGGCATCCCAAATACAGAGTTACTGACGCTGGATGTCCACGATATTGACTACTGCAACCGTTTCGACGCTGTGCTATGCCTCCAGAACGGACTTTCCGCTGTAAGGGCAGATGTCCCGGAGGCTTTTGCAGTAAAAGTAATAAAGGCTCTGAAAAAAGGCGGCAAAGCCTATTTCAGCACTTATCACCCAAATTTCTGGGAACAGAGGGTCGCGTGGTTTCAGGAACAGTCAAGGAAAGGGCTGATCGGAGAGCTCGACATGGAGAAGACAAAAAATGGAGTCATCATTTGCAAAGACGGCTTCCGTGCCACCACACACTCCATAGCCGACCTTGAAAAAATCGGGCGCTCTACGAACTGTCACTGGCAGATATTTGAAGTGGACGATTCAAGCATATTCCTAGTCATTGAGAAATAG
- a CDS encoding saccharopine dehydrogenase produces MKAVQIGAGLVGSIIAADMGRSFDVTVVDLNENTLSSIREDHPEITTAVCSCTDSVCLSQLVRDADIVTAGVPGKFGRKMMEIVIKSGKNMADISFMPEDFEELDGLAKEHGVTVVPDMGVAPGMSNFLIGRGTHLLDEVENAVIYVGGIPHKPVPPFNYQITWSAADVIEEYTRPARYVKDHRPVVCEAMGELYEKEFPKAGLLETFITDGLRSLIKNIKAKNMEERTMRWPGHVAQMRLLREMGLFDEEKRNLGGVEVIPRDIACDLLFPMWKMEPKKGDRDLTIMQVEVSGYKGRDFVTYTWDLWDIFDEKSWKNSMGRCTGFSCSIFAQAIVKGLIKEKGVIAPEKLAASDELYDFVMAEQRSRGINYEESVKIQKNKR; encoded by the coding sequence ATGAAAGCAGTTCAGATCGGAGCAGGACTGGTAGGCAGTATTATTGCCGCTGACATGGGCAGGAGTTTCGATGTAACTGTAGTTGATCTTAACGAAAACACGCTTTCATCGATAAGAGAGGATCACCCTGAAATCACAACAGCTGTCTGTTCCTGTACAGATTCAGTTTGCCTTTCCCAGTTAGTCAGGGATGCGGATATCGTGACTGCCGGAGTTCCAGGAAAATTCGGGAGAAAAATGATGGAGATCGTCATAAAGTCGGGTAAAAATATGGCTGACATCTCCTTTATGCCGGAGGATTTCGAAGAGCTTGACGGACTGGCAAAGGAACACGGAGTCACTGTGGTTCCCGATATGGGAGTCGCGCCGGGCATGTCCAACTTTCTCATCGGGAGGGGAACTCATCTTCTGGATGAAGTGGAAAATGCAGTGATATACGTGGGAGGGATTCCTCATAAACCTGTTCCGCCTTTCAATTATCAGATCACTTGGTCCGCTGCGGATGTTATAGAGGAATATACCCGCCCTGCAAGATACGTAAAGGACCACCGCCCTGTAGTATGCGAGGCGATGGGAGAGCTTTACGAGAAGGAATTTCCCAAAGCGGGACTCCTAGAGACATTCATCACTGACGGGCTCCGTTCCCTGATAAAAAACATTAAAGCGAAAAACATGGAGGAACGAACGATGAGATGGCCGGGACATGTGGCACAGATGCGTCTTCTTCGCGAGATGGGACTATTTGACGAAGAAAAGCGGAACCTCGGCGGGGTTGAAGTAATTCCGCGTGATATTGCCTGTGACCTTCTGTTTCCAATGTGGAAAATGGAGCCGAAAAAGGGCGACAGGGATCTTACAATAATGCAGGTCGAAGTTTCCGGATACAAAGGAAGGGATTTTGTAACCTACACGTGGGATCTCTGGGATATCTTTGACGAGAAGAGCTGGAAAAACTCTATGGGACGCTGCACGGGTTTTTCATGCTCGATATTCGCACAGGCAATCGTAAAGGGACTGATAAAAGAAAAGGGCGTTATTGCGCCCGAAAAGCTTGCCGCTTCCGACGAACTCTATGATTTTGTTATGGCGGAACAGAGAAGCCGTGGAATCAACTATGAAGAGAGCGTTAAAATTCAAAAGAACAAGAGGTAA